One window from the genome of Nicotiana tomentosiformis chromosome 5, ASM39032v3, whole genome shotgun sequence encodes:
- the LOC104099139 gene encoding membrin-11-like translates to MAMAVEVAGGGSGGGGTLSEFYQSSRRLLLKTRDGLERLERFEYTSSSSSSSVLSSGAAVSDPSEKSVDGLRKDISQIQTLCSLMERLWRSIPAKSQRDLWKRKVEQVAEEVDSLKDSLDKYNLRHQRRMEEVRERAELLGRASGDSSHVLRIFDDEAQAMQSARSSSRMLEETLATGAAILSKYSEQRDRLKRAQRKALDVLNTLGLSSSVMRLIEKRNRVDRWIKYAGMILTIIVLIFIWRWTR, encoded by the exons ATGGCAATGGCCGTTGAGGTCGCCGGCGGTGGTTCAGGCGGTGGCGGAACTTTATCAGAATTCTACCAGAGTTCCCGACGGCTGTTACTCAAAACCAGAGACGGTTTAGAGAGGCTCGAACGGTTCGAATAcacctcctcttcttcttcttcctccgtGTTGTCGTCGGGCGCCGCCGTGAGCGATCCTTCGGAAAAATCAGTTGACGGTTTAAGAAAAGATATAAGTCAGATCCAAACACTTTGCTCTCTCATGGAACGTCTCTGGCGATCCATACCTGCTAAATCTCAACGTGATCTCTGGAAAAG GAAAGTGGAACAAGTGGCTGAAGAAGTTGACTCTTTGAAAGATAGTCTGGATAAATATAACCTGCGGCATCAGAGACGGATGGAAGAAGTCCGGGAGAGAGCAGAATTACTTGGGAGAGCT AGCGGCGATTCATCTCATGTTCTGAGGATTTTTGATGACGAAGCACAAGCGATGCAATCTGCCCGTAGCTCATCCAGAATGCTTGAAGAAACCTTGGCAACAGGAGCAGCCATTCTTTCAAAATATAGCGAGCAAAGGGATCGTTTAAAG CGAGCTCAACGGAAGGCATTAGACGTCCTGAACACTTTGGGGCTATCAAGTTCTGTAATGAGACTTATTGAGAAAAGGAATCGTGTTGACAGATGGATCAAATATGCCGGAATGATCTTAACAATCATAGTGCTGATTTTCATTTGGAGGTGGACAAGATGA